A single Anopheles funestus chromosome 2RL, idAnoFuneDA-416_04, whole genome shotgun sequence DNA region contains:
- the LOC125762605 gene encoding myosin heavy chain, muscle isoform X7, whose protein sequence is MPKPPVQVGDDPDPTEFLFVSLEQKRIDQSKPYDSKKACWVPEEKEGYVLGEIKATKGELVTVALPGGEEKNFKKEQLSQVNPPKFEKVEDMADLTYLNEAAVLHNLRQRYYSRLIYTYSGLFCVVINPYKRYPLYTNRCAKMYRGKRRNEVPPHLFAVSDGAYVNMLTNHENQSMLITGESGAGKTENTKKVIAYFATIGASGKKDENAEKKGSLEDQVVQTNPVLEAFGNAKTVRNDNSSRFGKFIRIHFTGSGKLAGADIETYLLEKARVISQQTLERSYHIFYQIMSGSVKGLKEICFLSNNIHDYHIVAQGKTTIPSVDDGEEMQITDEAFNVLGFTQEEKDNIYRITSAVMHMGRMQFKQKGREEQAEADGTEDGDKVAKLLGVATDDLYKNLLKPRIKVGNEFVTKGQNKDQVTNSVGALCKGIFDRLFKWLVKKCNETLDTKQKRAQFIGVLDIAGFEIFDFNGFEQLCINFTNEKLQQFFNHHMFVLEQEEYKKEGINWAFIDFGMDLLACIDLIEKPMGILSILEEESMFPKATDQTFAEKLMTNHLGKSAPFMKPRPPKPGIPAGHFAIGHYAGVVSYNITGWLEKNKDPLNDTVVDQFKKGSNALMVEIFADHPGQSADPAAAKGGRGKKGAGFATVSSSYKEQLNNLMTTLKSTQPHFVRCIIPNEMKTAGVVDAHLVMHQLTCNGVLEGIRICRKGFPNRMMYPDFKLRYLILAPAAMQAETEGKKAAEKCFEAIGLDPDSYRIGHTKVFFRAGVLGQMEEFRDERLSKIMSWMQAWCRGYLSRKEFKKMQEQRVSLEIVQRNLRKYLKLRTWAWWKLWQKVKPLLNVSRVEDQIAKLEEKAQKAQEAYEKEEKMRKELEALNSKLLAEKTALLDSLSGEKGALQEYQEKAAKLTAQKNDLENQLRDTQERLAQEEDARNQLFQTKKKLEQEIASQKKDAEDLELQIQKIEQDKASKDHQIRNLNDEIAHQDELINKLNKEKKMQGEVNQKTAEELQAAEDKVNHLNKVKAKLEQTLDELEDSLEREKKLRGDVEKAKRKVEGDLKLTQEAVADLERNKKELEQTVLRKDKEISALSAKLEDEQSLVGKLQKQIKELQARIEELEEEVEAERQARAKAEKQRADLARELEELGERLEEAGGATSAQIELNKKREAELAKLRRDLEEANIQHEGTLANLRKKHNDAVAEMAEQVDQLNKLKTKAEHDRANMYNELNNTRTACDQLSREKAAQEKIAKQLQHTLNEVQSKLDETNRTLNDFDASKKKLSIENSDLLRQLEDAESQVSQLSKIKISLTQQLEDTKRLADEEARERATLLGKFRNLEHDLDNLREQVEEEAEGKGDIQRQLSKANAEAQLWRSKYESEGVARAEELEEAKRKLQARLAEAEETIESLNQKCVALEKTKQRLATEVEDLQLEVDRASSIANAAEKKQKAFDKIIGEWKLKVDDLAAELDASQKECRNYSTELFRLKGAYEEGQEQLEAVRRENKNLADEVKDLLDQIGEGGRNIHEIEKSRKRLEAEKDELQAALEEAEAALEQEENKVLRAQLELSQVRQEIDRRIQEKEEEFENTRKNHQRALDSMQASLEAEAKGKAEALRMKKKLEADINELEIALDHANKANAEAQKNIKRYQQQLKDVQSALEEEQRARDDAREQLGISERRANALQNELEESRTLLEQADRGRRQAEQELSDAHEQLNEVSAQNASIAAAKRKLESELQTLHSDLDELLNEAKNSEEKAKKAMVDAARLADELRAEQDHAQTQEKLRKALEQQIKELQVRLDEAESNALKGGKKAIQKLEQRVRELESELDSEQRRHADAQKNLRKSERRIKELTFQSEEDRKNHERMQDLVDKLQQKIKTYKRQIEEAEEIAALNLAKFRKAQQELEEAEERADIAEQAATKFRTKGGRAGSVQRGASPAPQRQPSAMPVLAGLNLPTFDDHGF, encoded by the exons ATGCCGAAGCCACCAGTTCAGGTCGGAGATGATCCCGATCCAACTGAGttccttttcgtttcgcttgaGCAGAAGCGTATCGATCAGAGCAAGCCGTACGACTCCAAGAAGGCTTGCTGGGTTCCGGAAGAGAAGGAGGGCTATGTGTTGGGTGAAATCAAGGCCACCAAGGGTGAGCTGGTCACCGTCGCTCTGCCGGGTGGTGAG gagaaaaacttcaaaaaggaACAACTTTCGCAAGTGAATCCGCCGAAGTTTGAAAAAGTCGAAGATATGGCCGATCTGACCTATCTAAATGAAGCTGCCGTACTCCACAATTTACGCCAAAGATACTACTCCAGACTGATCTAT ACCTACTCGGGCTTGTTCTGCGTTGTCATCAACCCGTACAAGCGTTACCCGCTGTATACCAACCGTTGCGCCAAGATGTACCGTGGCAAGCGCCGTAATGAAGTGCCGCCCCATCTGTTCGCCGTCTCTGACGGTGCCTACGTCAACATGTTGACCAACCACGAGAACCAGTCTATGTTGATTACCGGTGAATCTGGTGCCGGAAAGACTGAGAACACGAAGAAGGTCATTGCGTACTTCGCCACCATTGGCGCTTCGGGCAAGAAGGACGAGAACGCTGAGAAGAAGGGCTCCCTGGAAGATCAGGTCGTCCAGACTAACCCCGTACTTGAGGCCTTCGGTAACGCTAAGACCGTCCGTAACGATAACTCGTCTCGTTTC GGTAAGTTCATCCGTATCCACTTCACTGGAAGCGGTAAGCTGGCTGGTGCCGATATTGAGACTTACCTGCTGGAGAAGGCCCGTGTCATCTCGCAGCAGACTCTGGAGCGTTCGTACCATATCTTCTACCAGATCATGTCTGGTTCCGTCAAGGGATTGAAAG AAATCTGTTTTCTCTCCAACAACATCCATGACTACCATATCGTGGCCCAGGGCAAAACGACAATCCCGAGCGTAGACGATGGAGAAGAAATGCAGATCACCGAT GAAGCCTTCAACGTTCTGGGTTTCACTCAGGAGGAGAAGGACAACATCTACCGCATCACTTCCGCTGTCATGCACATGGGTCGCATGCAGTTCAAGCAGAAGGGTCGCGAAGAGCAGGCTGAGGCTGATGGTACCGAGGATGGTGACAAGGTTGCCAAGCTGCTCGGTGTCGCCACTGACGATCTGTACAAGAATCTGCTGAAGCCCCGTATTAAGGTCGGTAACGAGTTCGTCACCAAGGGTCAGAACAAGGACCAGGTCACCAACTCGGTCGGTGCCCTTTGCAAGGGTATCTTCGATCGTCTCTTCAAGTGGCTCGTCAAGAAGTGTAACGAGACTCTGGACACCAAGCAGAAGCGTGCCCAGTTCATTGGTGTACTGGATATTGCAGGTTTCGAAATCTTCGAC TTCAACGGTTTCGAGCAGCTGTGTATTAACTTCACCAATGAGAAGCTGCAGCAGTTCTTCAACCACCACATGTTCGTCCTGGAGCAGGAAGAATACAAGAAAGAAGGTATCAACTGGGCCTTCATCGATTTCGGTATGGACTTGCTGGCCTGTATTGATCTGATTGAAAAG CCCATGGGTATCCTGTCGATTCTTGAGGAAGAGTCTATGTTCCCGAAGGCCACTGATCAGACCTTTGCTGAGAAGCTGATGACCAACCATCTCGGCAAGTCGGCTCCGTTCATGAAGCCGCGCCCACCGAAGCCAGGTATCCCGGCTGGTCACTTCGCCATCGGTCACTACGCTGGTGTTGTGTCGTACAACATCACCGGATGGCTTGAGAAGAACAAGGATCCGCTGAACGACACTGTCGTCGACCAGTTCAAGAAGGGTAGCAACGCCCTGATGGTTGAGATCTTCGCTGATCACCCAGGCCAGTCGGCTGATCCGGCCGCTGCCAAGGGAGGTCGTGGCAAGAAGGGCGCTGGTTTCGCCACTGTCTCGTCCTCGTACAAGGAACAGCTGAACAACCTGATGACGACGCTGAAGTCTACTCAGCCTCACTTCGTCCGTTGTATCATTCCCAACGAAATGAAGACGGCCGGTGTCGTTGATGCTCACTTGGTCATGCACCAGCTGACTTGTAACGGTGTACTTGAAGGTATCCGTATTTGCCGTAAGGGCTTCCCTAACCGCATGATGTACCCTGACTTCAAGCTGCG TTATCTGATCTTGGCCCCAGCCGCCATGCAGGCTGAGACTGAGGGAAAGAAGGCAGCCGAGAAGTGCTTCGAAGCCATCGGTCTGGACCCCGACTCCTACCGTATTGGTCACACCAAG GTCTTCTTCCGTGCCGGTGTCCTGGGTCAGATGGAGGAGTTCCGTGATGAACGTCTCAGCAAGATCATGTCCTGGATGCAGGCCTGGTGCCGTGGTTACCTGTCGCGTAAGGAGTTCAAGAAGATGCAGGAACAGCGCGTCTCCCTGGAGATCGTCCAGCGCAATCTGCGCAAGTACCTGAAGCTGCGTACCTGGGCCTGGTGGAAGTTGTGGCAGAAGGTCAAGCCTCTGCTTAACGTTTCCCGTGTTGAGGACCAGATTGCT AAACTAGAAGAGAAGGCCCAGAAGGCTCAGGAAGCCTATGAGAAGGAAGAGAAGATGCGCAAGGAGCTGGAAGCTCTCAACAGCAAGCTGTTGGCTGAGAAGACCGCTCTGTTGGATTCGCTGTCCGGTGAAAAGGGAGCCCTCCAGGAATACCAGGAGAAGGCCGCCAAGTTGACCGCCCAGAAGAACGACCTGGAGAACCAGCTGCGC GACACCCAGGAGCGCCTGGCCCAGGAAGAGGATGCCCGCAACCAGCTCTTCCAGACCAAGAAGAAGTTGGAGCAGGAAATTGCCAGCCAGAAGAAGGACGCCGAGGACCTGGAACTGCAGATCCAGAAGATTGAGCAGGACAAGGCCTCCAAGGATCACCAGATCCGCAACTTGAACGATGAGATTGCCCACCAGGATGAGCTCATCAACAAGCTGAACAAGGAGAAGAAGATGCAGGGTGAGGTCAACCAGAAGACCGCCGAGGAACTGCAGGCCGCCGAAGACAAGGTGAACCACCTGAACAAGGTGAAGGCCAAGCTGGAGCAGACTCTGGATGAGCTGGAGGACTCGCTCGAGCGTGAGAAGAAGCTCCGCGGTGATGTTGAGAAGGCTAAGCGCAAGGTTGAGGGTGACCTGAAGCTGACCCAGGAGGCTGTTGCCGATCTGGAGCGCAACAAGAAGGAGCTGGAGCAGACCGTCCTGCGCAAGGACAAGGAAATCTCCGCTCTGTCCGCCAAGCTGGAAGACGAACAGTCGCTGGTTGGCAAGCTGCAGAAGCAGATCAAGGAACTGCAGGCTCGCATTGAGGAGCTTGAGGAGGAAGTCGAGGCCGAGCGTCAGGCCCGCGCCAAGGCTGAGAAGCAGCGTGCTGATCTGGCTCGCGAGCTTGAGGAACTGGGCGAGCGTCTGGAGGAGGCTGGCGGTGCCACCTCGGCCCAGATTGAGCTGAACAAGAAGCGTGAGGCTGAGCTGGCTAAGCTGCGTCGCGATCTGGAGGAAGCCAACATCCAGCATGAGGGCACTCTGGCTAACCTGCGCAAGAAGCACAACGATGCCGTTGCTGAGATGGCCGAGCAGGTCGATCAGCTGAACAAACTGAAGACCAA GGCTGAACACGACCGCGCTAACATGTACAATGAGCTGAACAACACCCGTACTGCCTGCGACCAGCTGTCCCGCGAAAAG GCCGCCCAGGAGAAGATCGCCAAGCAGCTGCAGCACACTCTGAACGAAGTACAAAGCAAGTTGGACGAAACCAACCGCACTCTGAACGATTTCGATGCCTCCAAGAAGAAGCTGTCGATCGAGAACTCCGATCTGCTGCGCCAGCTGGAGGATGCCGAGTCGCAGGTGTCGCAGCTGAGCAAGATCAAGATCTCGCTCACTCAGCAGCTCGAGGATACCAAGCGTCTTGCCGACGAGGAGGCTCGCGAACGCGCCACTCTGCTGGGCAAGTTCCGCAACCTGGAACACGACCTGGACAATCTGCGCGAGCAGGTTGAGGAGGAGGCTGAGGGCAAGGGAGACATCCAGCGCCAGCTCAGCAAGGCCAACGCTGAGGCTCAGCTGTGGCGCAGCAAGTACGAGTCCGAGGGTGTTGCCCGCGCCGAGGAGCTTGAGGAAGCTAAGCGTAAGCTGCAGGCCCGCCTTGCCGAGGCTGAGGAGACCATTGAGTCGCTGAACCAGAAGTGCGTTGCCCTGGAGAAGACCAAGCAGCGCCTGGCCACCGAGGTCGAGGATCTGCAGCTCGAGGTTGACCGTGCCTCGTCGATTGCCAATGCTGCCGAGAAGAAGCAGAAGGCCTTCGACAAGATCATTGGAGAATGGAAGCTGAAGGTCGACGATCTGGCCGCCGAGCTGGATGCCTCGCAGAAGGAGTGCCGCAACTACTCGACCGAGCTGTTCCGTCTGAAGGGTGCCTACGAAGAGGGCCAGGAGCAGCTTGAAGCTGTTCGCCGTGAGAACAAGAACCTGGCCGATGAGGTCAAGGATCTGCTGGACCAGATCGGTGAGGGTGGCCGCAACATCCATGAGATTGAGAAGTCTCGCAAGCGTCTGGAAGCCGAAAAGGACGAACTCCAGGCCGCTCTGGAGGAGGCTGAAGCCGCCCTGGAGCAGGAGGAGAACAAGGTTCTGCGTGCTCAGCTTGAACTGTCTCAGGTCCGTCAAGAAATTGACCGCCGCATCCAGGAGAAGGAAGAAGAGTTCGAGAACACCCGCAAGAACCACCAGCGCGCCCTGGACTCGATGCAGGCTTCCCTGGAGGCTGAAGCCAAGGGCAAGGCCGAGGCTCTGCGCATGAAGAAGAAGCTGGAAGCCGACATCAACGAGCTGGAAATTGCTCTGGATCACGCCAACAAG GCTAACGCTGAGGCCCAGAAGAACATCAAGCGctaccagcagcagctgaaGGATGTCCAGAGTGCCCTGGAAGAGGAACAGCGCGCCCGCGACGATGCCCGCGAACAGCTGGGTATCTCGGAACGCCGTGCCAACGCCCTCCAGAACGAACTGGAAGAATCGCGTACCCTGCTGGAACAGGCCGACCGTGGTCGCCGCCAGGCCGAGCAGGAGCTCAGCGATGCTCACGAACAGCTGAACGAAGTGTCCGCCCAGAACGCTTCGATCGCCGCCGCCAAGAGGAAGCTCGAGTCTGAGCTGCAGACTCTGCACTCGGATCTGGATGAGCTGCTGAACGAGGCCAAGAACTCCGAGGAGAAGGCCAAGAAGGCAATGGTTGATGCCGCCCGCCTGGCTGATGAGCTGCGCGCCGAGCAGGACCATGCCCAGACCCAGGAGAAGCTGCGCAAGGCACTTGAGCAGCAGATCAAGGAACTGCAGGTCCGCCTGGACGAAGCCGAATCGAACGCCCTGAAGGGAGGCAAGAAGGCCATCCAGAAGCTGGAACAGCGCGTCCGCGAGCTCGAGTCGGAGCTGGACAGCGAACAGAGACGACATGCCGATGCCCAGAAGAACCTGCGCAAGTCGGAGCGTCGCATCAAGGAGCTGACCTTCCAGTCGGAGGAAGACCGCAAGAACCACGAGCGCATGCAGGATCTGGTTGACAAGCTGCAGCAGAAGATCAAGACTTACAAGAGGCAGATTGAGGAAGCCGAGGAGATCGCCGCCCTCAACTTGGCCAAGTTCCGCAAGGCCCAGCAGGAGCTGGAGGAGGCCGAGGAGCGCGCCGACATTGCCGAACAAGCTGCCACCAAATTCCGTACCAAGGGAGGACGTGCCGGTTCCGTACAGCGTGGTGCTAGCCCAGCA CCCCAGAGACAGCCGTCTGCCATGCCTGTTCTTGCAGGACTGAACCTTCCCACATTCGACGATCACGGTTTCTAA